GCTGAAGATTTTGCATTGTTTATTTCCTCTTTCTGAATATATATACAAAGCAACCAGTGCAATCTAAATCAACAATCTGCAACACGATGTAATGACCATCCAGGAAGCTCTTCAGAAAGGAGAGAAAAATGACTGTTGTACTTCCCTGTCTGTTGTTTGCAACAGCATCTACTCTTATTTAGTATGTTTAACTTAAACACTTGTCTGTTAACTTTAATAATATAGAAGTGAAAATTGTGTATATTAAGAATTCAAATGTTAAGATTTGTTTTTCAGTAAATGAATGTGTTTTGACTTGCCTCTGAGGGTTGTCTGATAATGCTGATGTTGATATTCAAAGGCAACTTTTAGTAGCCCTCCCGAGTCCCTACACAGTTACTTGATCTGTTGGAAACTGTGATATCAACACAGCTGGATTTCAAGTCTGTAATGATGCCTTTGTTATAAGCATTTGTAATGCACTTTGACTAGCATAGAAAACTGAAATGCTATCATTTGCCCTGTTTTGTTTGTACAGCATTTGTGTTTCAATTTAAATATTGGGGTTATGTAGTAGCTTACCTGCTGTGACCTCACTTAGGGGACGTAAAGCAGGAATAGTAATTACATTTAAACAATGGAATGTGAATATTTATGTTACTATTTTACCAACCTTCATAACCATTTCTCTGCTAATGGTACGAAAGTTTTGACAATCATTATTTAGATTTTATAATTCTTGTATTGGCATTGAGGTTCAAGTTTGTGAAATTGACATGTGGATATGGTATTGAACAATATGGAGTACATTTGTTTTGTCAGGTTTTAGTGACCCTATGacaacctaaaaaaaaaaaaatgttttaactgaaGTTCGGGTTTTTAAATCATCAGTACTAGGACAGGGACCTTGGTGGTATTAGACCTGTAATGATATGAATTAACGTCATGATACTGAGGAAACAGAAGTGCCATAACTTCCAAACCAGTATTATTCTCATTTTGGTTTTCAAGATCACCATGTAGTTCAATTAGGATTTTTCTGCAATTTAAATCATCTAATTTAATCATTCTACTTTTGATTTCTGCATTGTTCCCAGTGGACATTTTACCATGTCTTCTCAATTCAGGGTTTTTTTGTAGAACAAATTCAGACTcatgttcgttgttggcattatCAAATATATAATGATTACTTTGTGTATTTAAATATTTACCTTTCAGCCTTAAAAGTAAACTATGCTCTGTCCTCATGTGTTTACTTGCTCCCAAAAATGTATGATTTTATTATTTAAATTGAATTCATTCTACATTTTGTATTATTCAATCCATGTCCCATGTTGTTTTAGGGTCATTCAAAGGTTTCACTGCATTTAGGTTTTAAAAACAAGATGTACAGTAATGTAACCTGAATTCATTGTCTTAAAATTAATCTGTAGTCATTTCGTTTTCATTTTCTTATCTTCAATGCCAAACTATTTggccaataatgttttcaattcagTTCAATGCTTCTGTAGTCATTACTGGTTTTAGCCTTAAATGGAGGAAATATTACAGTAATCTGCTGTATATAAAGGTTTAGTTTATATTAAACGATTGCTACCCTTTGTTTTGACTGAGTCATGGTGTTGTGCATAAGAGGGGTCGTGGGAGAGGATGCATACCTCACCTCATTGAAATACATGTGATAAACTCAGATGGATGGAGGTAAGTGagcagattttttgttgttgttgtagcatTAAATGCCCACATTGATTTCCACATAGAGAGCAGAGTTCATTTGAATTGCCATGCTAAATCTGATCATTTACACTTTGCAACACTTTGAATGTACATACTAAATCTGGTGTTTTTATATACTCTCTGGATAAAtctaatatttaaatattttactgTGCACTTCATTCTCTAATCATAAACCATGGGGTTCAACTCTACCATTATTACCAACTTTCCTGAAGCCATTTGTGTTCTTGAATGCCTCATTGGTCGAAAAGAAAGTACCAGAATGCAAAGTTTTGTAGTCCTACCAAAGCTCAAAAGTACACAAACAACTTGGCTTCACTTTGGAACACATGGCTAAGGTGCTGCACGGAAATGAAAACGTTTTGGTATCCAAGTATTtatcttaaaaaaataaaaataaatgacttCCATTAAACTTGTTGGAAACTGATATGTCGCCAATATTCAGATTTGTTTGACCAAAAAAGGTAGGCTAATTGCGTTGCATGTTTTAACATTCTGCCttgttttagctagctagttagccgaCTAAACTCCACAATGTCGATGGCTAACAGTAACATTAGTGTGGACGTCACTAaattttttaaaaaaaaattaaactacTGATTTGAGCACCCAAAGATCAGCCCGCAATTACGAATAACAATATCGTGTTTAATTGTCGGCTATTCTTTGTGTGCTCAAATCAgtagtttaaaaaaatgtgtgtgtgtgtgtgtgtatacaaacGTAAAATCGTGGAGTTGAGGTTAATAGCCTAGTTAACGCTAGTAGCAATAGCGATTTCCTGCATAATGTTTCATTCGATTTGCTTTATTACCACGTTATCACTGCACGTAgcctgtttttgttgttgttgctatacAGGCGGTAAAGCTTTTCAGTCGTTTAGAAATGGGGAAATGCCTACACTCACCTACCACACAGTTCATCATTACATTACACAGAAGTCATTGGACGAAGGCGTTTTGTTAAGAGCCCTGACGCTCGGTCTGAACATTAAAACGCATCGCGGTTTTGGAAACGTTATCTTTCATGGCAGGGAGAAatcttgttttttttatacaaCTAAAGGTTAAATTGATAACAACATTTTTATAGGATTCCGACACGGGTTGTATTTCCATGTTATATAGCACTTGTTTACAGAAAACGGACTGAAGATAGTGGACTACCTGGGCTAATTGTAACTACCTGCGTCTCCGAACACCTGTGTTTTATCAGAATATGTTCTTCACAAATGTGTTACTGACAAATACTGTCGGCTGCAACGGTGTTAAAACAGTGTACAAGTAGTGTGTATTTTACgtttgtgaaattatttttgaTAGGATATGAAAGTAGAGGGATTATGTTTCTAGAGCCGTATCGCAATTGACAATCAATTCACATTTAGAGgaagtatttggctgttttggcaTTGAGTACATTTGCCTTTATAACAAAACATGTAATGGTCTTACACTATAAGGAGTAATGTTAGGCTCCTTTAGTCTATCATTAGGCTACCACCCAGCTAGCCACATTTGCAGTGGCTGCTGGGATTCATTTTTTACCTTATGCCAGTAGCTATACAACAAGTTATTGCTCACTTACACCCTTGAATCATATCTCAGTGGAAAGCTTAGATACACATTTCCAGAATGTTCAGGTCAACAGAAATGAAACCTTTGATCTCTAGAGAACATGTCAGAATTACCTGTATAAAAATGCCTTTAAACACAGAAACCCTGATTCATTTTAAACTTTTGTTTGACAAGTGGTTCTAACTTCTGAAATGATATATAATGTAACGAACTTTGAAAGCATCAGCTACAATAATTGTTTAAAAATCGCCCATATTGTGACATTTAAAATGGTGGATGCTTAGCCATAGAATTCCATGTAATGGGGCAGCTATATTTTTGAATTTTAACTTGACAGAGGCACCAAATTGCGCACACGGCTAGAACAGGGGTTTAAAAAAGGATTTGTACATATCGGGCCATCACAGAATTCACCCATTAACTTCCCCTTAATCCCACAGAATCCTTTTCCCTCCCAATATGGCTGCCAAACAACTCAATTGGGGTCTTATTGGATAATTTCACATGGCGATACCTGTATGAAATATAATAGTATGCACAGAAATATCTTAATGTTCATATAGTGATGTAGAATACACAACCACATGAGCCAGGTGTGCCAGATTGTCAAATTATTCAGAATTTGTTTTTTCTTTGAGGAATATAAACCATTCCATTGCAATGTACAGTAGTAAAATCCAATGTTGGGCCGGCCTGTTGAGGCCAATTACATTACTTTTAGTATTGTAGTAACAGACCAAATCTGCTATGCCCCCATAGTAAGAACAGTCATTTAGACTAACCATGTGTAATGGTTTGCTGCTCTTACAATCCCATGAAAACCTATTGGCATTACTGTGGAATCTTTACATTGTAATGTATGCAGCAAGGTTCTAGTCCTCTGCTTTTTTGGGCACATTCTTACCAGAATTCTGTGAATAATTTAACAtccatatatacacacagtggggagaacaagtatgagacactgccgattttgcaggttttcctacttacaaagcatgtagaggtctgttattttttatcataggtacacttcaactgtgagagacggaatctaaaacaaatccagaaaatcacattgtatgatttaagtaattaatttgcattttattgcatgacataagtatttgatacatcagaaaagcagaacttaatatttggtacagaaacctttgtttgcaattacagagattatacgtttcctgtagttcttgaccaggtttgcatacactgcagcagggattttagcccactcctccatacagaccttctccaggtccttcaggtttcggggctgtcactgtgcaatatggactttcagctctctccaaagatgttctattgggttcaggtctggagattggctAGACCACttcaggaccttgagatgcttcttacagagccactccttagttgccctggcagtgtgttttgggtcgttgtcatgctggaagacccagccacgacccatcttcaatgctcttactgagggaaggcggttgttggccaagatcttgtgatacatggccccatccctcctcccctcaatacggtgcagtcatcctgtcccctttacagaaaagcatccccaaagaatgatgtttccacctccatgcttcacggttgggatggtgttcttggggttgtactcatccttcctccaaacacagcgagtggagtttagactaaaaagctatatttttgtctcaccagaccacatgacctcccattcctcctctggatcatccagatggtcattggcaaacttcagacgggcctggacatgcgctggcttgagcagggggaccttgcgtgcgctgcaggattttaatccatgatggcgtagtgtgttactaatggttttctttgagactgtgggcccagctctcttcaggtcattgaccaggtcctgctgtgtagttctgggctgatccctcacattcctcatgatcattgatgccccacgaagtgagatcttgcatggcaccccagaccgagggtgattgaccgtcatcttgaacttcttccattttctaataattgcgccagcagttgttgccttctcaccaagctgcttgcctattgtcctgtagcccatcccagccttgtgcaggtctacaattctatccctgatgtccttacacagctcactggtcttggccattgtggagaggttggagtctgtttgattgagtgtgtggacaggtgtcttttatacaggtaacgagttcaaacaggtgcagttaatacaggtaatgagtggagaacaggaaggcttcttaaagaaaaactaacatgtctgtgagagacagaatccttactggttggtaggtgatcaaatacttatgtcatgcaataaaatgcaaatgaattacttaaaaatcatacaatgtgattttctggatttttgttttagattccatctctcacagttgaagtgtacctacgataaaaaattacagacctctacatgctttgtaagtaggaatacactgacgattttgcaggtttcaaatacttgttctcctcactgtatggggctcccgagtggtgcagcagtgccttggaccgctgcACCACATCTCagtggcatcactacagaccctggttcgattccaggctgtatcacaaccggccgtgattgggagtcagtCCCATAGGGCGTCGCACAATTTGCACagcatcgttagggtttggccggagtaggccgtcattgtaaattagaatttgttctcaactgacttgcctagttaaatttaaaaaaatatggcaCATCTGGCTCATGTGGTTGTGTATTGTGGTCGCTATGAACATTTTAAGATATTTCTGTGCTAACTACAATTATATTTCATACAGGTATCGCCATGTGAAAGCCAATAAGACCCCATGGAGTTATTTGGCAGCCATATTTCATATAATGACATTGCTTGTCATATGGCGAAAATATaagtggatggagggatgaaagaaaGAGAATGATAGCACACTCATTTTCCAACTAAGGGACATAAACCTTGAAAAAAAATCCCTATGAGACAACATCGGTCCAAGTGAGTCTTACGACCCAAATTTGGGGGTCTGACTCATGGACTATCATTGGTAGCTACGCGTCAAGGGGGAATATACCATTTAGCAAACGCTTTTATCCAGAACCATTTAGTCACGCGTACATagattttacgtatgggtggtcccgcGATTTGAACCAACTATCCTGTTGCAATAGCAGCTGAGCTACAGAGAGGGTGACAGATATACAGCCTGTCTCTGCAGCCAACCATTAGTGCTATAAAAAGAGAGACCAGGGAAATGTTTTGTAGGCTATAGCTAAGTTTTCCCTTATCAGGATGATAAACATGTCTAATAGACTGTCTTCTGTACCTCCCAAATAGGTGCCTTGGTTGAAGATGGATGCAGTTCCCTGCAGTTGGAACACTACACGAGTTCAGGAGTCGTTTGCTCGGACTAAGCCTGCCTCAGACACTCTAACAAAGCTGGCAAAACTTGTTGCACAAAAGCAAGATAGTCAAAGCCAAAACCAACTACTGCCTgatgtgtgcccgtgtgtgtgcgCACAGTGCAGCCAGGGATTCTCTGACATGGCTGAGTTATTGCACCACCAGCAGGGAGAACATGCCTTACGTAAGTGTCATTGCTGCCTTTCCTGTGGCAAAGAGTTTTCTCTCCTATCATCTTTGCAGTTGCACAAGTGCATTCATGATGCTGCTCCTTGTCAGGTCTGTTGTGGTAAAACCCAGCTAGGTGCTCCATGCAGTGCATGCAAGGCTTCAACCTCAGACTCTCAGAGTGTCCGGGATAAGTCCCTTTATCACCAGTCCCACCATCATGATAGCAGATCATATGCCTGTGCTCCGTGTGGTAAAAGCTTTAGCCAAAAGCAATCTCTGCTTCGCCATCAGCAGGCTGGCTGTAGTAAATCTGCCACACGAACTGCAAAAGTTGTCAGCCCTCCCGCGGACTCTCCCTCGCCTGAATCTGCCATCTTGgactcctctccccctgactctccCCCAACTGATGCCACTAGTGCCCCAGATCCTGACAGGCCAAGTCAATGCCCACTTTGCGCCAAGAGGTTTCGCTCAGGGGCTGGCCTTGCATGCCACCAGCGATCCACCCATCGGAAGGAGTGGATCATCTCCAAGTATCCTCTACTAAAAGGAGGATGCACAAATGGGGTTCATAGATTATCGAAGCAGATGGCTGGGCCACCCCAACCAAAAAGAAGAGGCAGAAAGAGCCAGCTCCTCTCCTGTCGTTCCTGTGACAGGGTCTTCCTAAGCACTGCCAAGCTGTACTTGCACAGACAAGAGTCCCACAGCAGAGAGAAGGATATCAGAAGAGATCCAAGGCCGCTGATTAGCAAGCGGAGGAAAAGAGAGACTTACCCATGTGACGTTTGTGGTAAAGTGTTCTTGCACCATTTGTCACTTAAAGCACACGTCAAGAATCATAGTCGAGAACCACCAAGCCATGTTCAGCAGGTTGGGAAAGCAGCCAAGGAGACCAAGTTAGTTGAGAAGACGCCAAAAAAGCCTAAAGGCAACATATCACGGAAGGTGGGAGGAACATTGGTCAAGGCTAGCAGAGGGAGACCAAAGAAAATTCCcatgaaagaggaagagggagagtttCCTTGCCCGTCTTGTGCTGAGGTGTTTTCTTTGCAGTCTGCTCTGAAGGAGCATGAGGAGCTGCATCAGCCTACAGGGAGTATGAGACACTGCAGCGTGTGCAGTCAGGGCATGGGTATCTCTAAGAAGCCTGGGGCCAAGCTTCGGAGGGCCTACCATTGTGTTCCCTGCTTGAAGGCTTTTATAACACTGGACACTTTCTTACAACATTGCCAAGATCACCTCGTTGACAGTGGCGATGAGGAAGGGAGCAATTTATGACCCTGACAGTAAAATGTGAGATGATGTACTCttccttttttgtttttttaacaagCTGTACTGAGTTCCCCAAGAGAATATTATGTGTTCATGTACATTTAAAAATATGTTTAGACCACTCACCAGAATAGCTGTTTGAATGTAATTCATATCAACATGCGATTCAAGTtgcaacaaaacatttttttttttttgtgtgtgtgtgtgtgctgtctgatACCATTCATTTTGTGACTGACCAACAGTGGTACGCTGTGAAATCAGTACAGAAACAGTCTTACTAGGCCTAAATCCTCTTGATCCTAAATCCTCTTCATTTAGACCTTTTATATTCCTTTACAAATGTTGGATCGGATCCAACCATCCATTTGTCATTATGGTTTAAATTAAATGAATATACGCAATAACTCATTTAGTATTGTTGCTGCAACTGTTTTTaaaaatctcaatatcaaatcaaatgtatttataataccttgtctctatgaagccccctcactctaccttgtctctatgaagccccctcactctaccttgtctctatgtagccacctcactctaccttgtctctataaagccccctcactctaccttgtctctatgaagccccctcactctaccttgtctctatgtagccacctcactctaccttgtctctatgaagccccctcactctaccttgtctctatgtagccacctcactctaccttgtctctatgaagccccctcactctaccttgtctctatgaagccccctcactctaccttgtctctatgtagccacctcactctaccttgtctctatgaagccccctcactctaccttgtctctatgtagccacctcactctaccttgtctctatgaagccccctcactctaccttgtctctatgtagccacctcactctaccttgtctctatgaagccacctcactctaccttgtctctatgaagccacctcactctaccttgtctctatgtagccacctcactctaccttgtctctatgtagccacctcactctaccttgtctctatgaagccccctcactctaccttgtctctatgaagccacctcactctaccttgtctctatgaagccccctcactctaccttgtctctatgaagccccctcactctaccttgtctctatgaagccccctcactctaccttgtctctatgaagccccctcactctaccttgtctctatgtagccccctcactctaccttgtctctatgaagccacctcactctaccttgtctctatgaagccccctcactctaccttgtctctatgaagccccctcactctaccttgtctctatgaagccacctctctctaccttgtctctatgaagccatctctctctaccttgtctctatgaagccccctcactctaccttgtctctatgaagccccctcactctaccttgtctctatgaagccccctcactctaccttgtctctatgaagccatctctctctaccttgtctctatgaagccccctcactctaccttgtctctatgaagccatctctctctaccttgtctctatgaagccccctcactctaccttgtctctatgaagccccctcactctaccttgtctctatgaagccccctcactctaccttgtctctatgaagccatctctctctaccttgtctctatgaagccccctcactctaccttgtctctatgaagccccctcactctaccttgtctctatgaagccatctctctctaccttgtctc
This genomic stretch from Oncorhynchus kisutch isolate 150728-3 linkage group LG24, Okis_V2, whole genome shotgun sequence harbors:
- the LOC109869845 gene encoding zinc finger protein 27-like, translating into MDAVPCSWNTTRVQESFARTKPASDTLTKLAKLVAQKQDSQSQNQLLPDVCPCVCAQCSQGFSDMAELLHHQQGEHALRKCHCCLSCGKEFSLLSSLQLHKCIHDAAPCQVCCGKTQLGAPCSACKASTSDSQSVRDKSLYHQSHHHDSRSYACAPCGKSFSQKQSLLRHQQAGCSKSATRTAKVVSPPADSPSPESAILDSSPPDSPPTDATSAPDPDRPSQCPLCAKRFRSGAGLACHQRSTHRKEWIISKYPLLKGGCTNGVHRLSKQMAGPPQPKRRGRKSQLLSCRSCDRVFLSTAKLYLHRQESHSREKDIRRDPRPLISKRRKRETYPCDVCGKVFLHHLSLKAHVKNHSREPPSHVQQVGKAAKETKLVEKTPKKPKGNISRKVGGTLVKASRGRPKKIPMKEEEGEFPCPSCAEVFSLQSALKEHEELHQPTGSMRHCSVCSQGMGISKKPGAKLRRAYHCVPCLKAFITLDTFLQHCQDHLVDSGDEEGSNL